The sequence acgagttaataataacaagttgtgggcacttcatttgcaacggtagatagttcatcaataaaggtattactatctatccctctttatatgaaataacaattaacagatcttggaaaagggaaatagataaaattttataattccgctatgcctaggcttgtctattttcctacaattACACTTCTAGAAAACGGCAATCTGTGTTGTTTAGCATATGGGCAAACATTACAGTGTGATGAATTACATGTAATATCAATAGTATCTATATGACTCAAAGCATCAACAGAGGTGTGGCCCAATCTCAAATGACAAATATCTGGTTCTGCTTGATCTGTAGAAAAGAAACAACTGTGCTTGACTTTATTTATGATCTTTTCTGAAAAAGATTTGTTATCTAGCAAATAGAGCCGATCAACCTTCCACCCTATTGCACATATACCATGAGTTGTTTTTTCCTGCAGATAACAACAACTTTCATGAAAAAGAACTTCAAAATTAGACTGATTGAGCAATTGTCCAACTGAAAGTAAATTGTACTTAAAATGTGGTACAAGCAAGACACCCTTTAGCTCAACAACAGATGATAGTTTCACATTACCAATGCACTTTACACGTTGAATTGTACCATCAGGTAATATCATTTGTTTCTATTTATGTGCAAACTTAATATCACTAAACCAACTTTTCATAGGACTCATGTAAGAAGTAGCCCCATTATCCAATATTTAACACATATCATTGAATATAGGTATAGTTAAGTTTTCCTTACCAGAGAAGCCTGCAAATGCAGTAAAATCTGAAGGAATATGCATAGGAGAATCAGCTGCAACCATCTTTTCTTTGCCTTTCAACATTTTATACATCTCCTGTATCATGTGTTGCATGTTAAGAGCCTCTCCAGTATCATCTTCTTCAAATTCATTATACTCTCCGCCATTAGAAACATCTGTATTTGTATGGACAACATTTGCTCTGTTGAATCTGGAGCCAGAACCAGATCTACCTTGACCGCTGCCCTTAgaatctttcttttctttggattttggatGCCAATCAGGATAACCTATAAGTTTGAAGCAAGAAGAACGAATATGCCCACTCATATCACAATGATCACAATATTTATCTCCTTTTGTATCACCATCAATTTTCCCTTTGTTACCCTAGTAATTCTGTCCCATAGATCTTCTATCTCCTCTAACAAAACTAGCAATTTCAGTGGTTTGAACAATTGAAACCTCATGTTGCTTTTCTACCTTTTGTAACATAGAATATGCTTTGTTAATGGTGGGTAATGGATCCATTAACAATATTTGATTCTTCACATGTTCATATGATTCATTTAACCCCATCAAAAACTGAATCAATTTTGTTTCTTCAGAAATATCAGCCATTCTTTGGAAAGCATTGCAATCACAAGTCTTAGAATCTCCACAATGACAACTAGGTGTTGGTGTTAGAAAATTCAATTCATCCCATAAACGTTTCAGTTTATTATAATAGTGTAGAATTGAAAGATTACCTTGAGTCATAAGACTAATCTCCCTTTGAATCTTATACAGCATAGGACCATTACTGGTACCAAATCGATGCTCTAAATCAAGCCACAATTCTCTTAAAGAAGACACATATTGAAATCCATCAGCAATATCTTTGGTCATACTGTTGAGAATCCACGCAGTAACTAAGCAATCTGCCTTCAACCATTGATTATACTCTGCTGATTTCTCATCGGGAGCATTTTCATCTTTCAACACCAAATAACTCCGTTCTTTCACATGAAGTGCTCGAATCATCGCACCTCTCCATGTGATATAGTTGTTCCCTGTCAATTGAAAATTGATAATCGTAATACCCGGATTATCTTGATTCTGATTCTGTGGATTCTGTGAATTCTGCATTTCTGGAATTTGACGATCTTTTctaggaggagaagaagatcaTGGTTGTGAAATTGGATTAGAAGAAGAAACCGGATGTGAAATCGGATGAGAAGAAGAAATTGGATGTGAAATTGGATGAGAAGTTTCTATGAAAACTTCTTCATCGGAAAAATATTCATGTGGTTGCAGTTTTCTAActgctttctttttctttggcgGCATTCAGATCTGTAAGCACCttgtgctctgataccatatgaaACAAAGATTAATTCTCATTTAAGTGAAGTAAAAATTACAGTATAATGGTCCCTATTTATTAACTAAAATATCTAACAAACTCATAACTAATATCCAGCTAAGCAGTAGATAGTTACATTAGCTATAATCTGCTACAATCAAAAGTATTTTCACACAGTTGAATTTTCAAATTTCATTTACAACGTGTGTGAAttcaagcttttttttttttttttttttaaggcaGAATTCAACCTTTATTAGATGATTGGAATCACGTGAAAaatctaattttcttttttatattgtAAAAGCTACATTCGTGGGTCTTTCAAATGACaataatactaaattttattcttttaaaaataaacactaaatttatatttatttttttaaaaacactaattCTATACATTTATTGCGTTATTAATTACACACTCAAAGCACACGGTAAAAATACAGTCTTgacatatatatttcatatgtatTGCATGGATGTCCTATAGCCAGCAAGAAGGCTTAATCAGCTCCATGAACTTGTCAAAAATAATCAATTGGCTTCTTAATtttgtaagtgtctcaccagctttctaaacttgtttatttcgtatcaccgactccttaaacttgtgcataaaaatagattagctccctgaatctattataagagttagtgttataggtttgagagattgaatggatgaaGATTGATAGTTAGTATTATGGTACTAAAATGTCCATAAAAAGAGATGaaacaataagctaattgaaacagcttataaaatgagttttttcaaaattagctttttggacccaataagctctttcaaacttctattcaccaaacaccactattagtAGTCAAAACCTTTAAAGTGTCTCAAACCCGTAATTTTACTCtaaaaagctctttaccaaacagggccataaCGTCAGATTTTGAAGTTCAGATACTATAAGAAAGTAAAAAGTTGAGGGGCCATAAGCATAACTTACCCATTCAGAATGTTCTAAACTCTCATTTTCTttaagaacaaaaataaaattaaagcaCATTGACAATTTTGGAGCCAATAACGGTATAGCTAAAAATTGactttttttaaatagtttttatattttgaacTTTGACAATATCTATATCTATGAACTATAGATATTTTTGTTTaaatattgattaattaattaatattgttGCAGGAATTGAATTAAATTTAAAGATGTCTCAACTAATTGGAATTTCTCCAATTCTgttcctcatcttcatcatatcAGCAACCATTTTTCACTCTTCTCTCGCTGATATCGGCCCCGCTGCTCATTACAGTCCCCCGTATTTACGTAAGTATATATATGGAGCAGTTTGATTTACGTGTTTGTTTACTGTTAACTGTTGAAAAAACAGAGATTCCTCCTTTTAAAAATAAGGTAGAGAAAGAAAATCGGAGTAAACAAACTGTTAAAATCTAAGTATTTGAAAACATATAAACAGAGAAGATGCTGTTAATATCTTATTGGATTGAGAAAAACAATTGGCTATATATAGCCTTACAAAAAGCCACGTTACAATTGCTATTAAAGTGGCAACTAAATAACAAATTGCAGAATCTATTCCTACAAAATAGGGATTTATTAAACACACTAATAAACAAACTAGGACTACTTCAACTCAAACTCTAACTGAGTAAATTAACAACTTTTGACAGCTCAACATCCTCCCTTAAACTGAACATCTAATATATCAGTTTACATTTGAACCACTGCAGACTCCCAACAAATTCCGAAACCTCTCAAACGCATCTAGCTTTAATGGCTTAGTCATGATATCTGCAACCTGGTTCTGAGTAGGACAATAAACCAGTTTCAGCACTCCATTTTTTGTAAGCTCTCGAAGAAAATGAAATCTGACATCTATATGCTTGCTCCGTCCGTGCAATACCGGATTTTTTGAGAGTTCAATGGTTGAACTGTTATCACAAAAAATTGTTGTACTGCTGGTCTGAACTTGATTTAGCCCTTCCAAAATTCTCTTCAACCATACTGTTTGACAAGCACATAAAGCGGCTGCAACGTATTCtgcttcagtggtagataatGTGACAATCGGTTGTTTTTTCGATGACCAAGAAATAGCTCCTGAGTTTAGTTGGAATACATACCCCGAAGTACTCCTTCTATCATCTACATCTCCGGCGTAGTCGCTATCTGTGTAACCAATTAGCTCAACATCTCCCTTCTTGCTGTAGAGTATTCCAAAGTCAGATGTGCCTTTCAAATATCTTAAGACCCTTTTTGCAGCTTTGAGGTGCAATTCCGTAGGACGTTCCATATATCTGCTTAATAAACTGACCACAAACATAATATCAGGTCGAGTGGCTGTCAGATACATTAGACTGCCAATTAATTGCTTATACCGACTACTATCCACCCTTACTCCATCCTCATCCTTTGTCAGTTTGTAACCTGGAACAATTGGATTATGAACAGAGTTGCATTTATCCATATCAAATTTTCCTAGAACCTCTAATGTGTACCTCTTCTGACAAATAAAAATCTGCTCTTGACCTTGCAAGACTTCTATACCAAGAAAatatctcattttccccaagTCTGTCATATCAAATTCTTTCATCATAGATTTCTTAAATGCAACAAACATATGCTCATCATTGCCCGTAAATATCAAATCATCAACGT comes from Euphorbia lathyris chromosome 8, ddEupLath1.1, whole genome shotgun sequence and encodes:
- the LOC136204261 gene encoding uncharacterized protein, with amino-acid sequence MSGHIRSSCFKLIGYPDWHPKSKEKKDSKGSGQGRSGSGSRFNRANVVHTNTDVSNGGEYNEFEEDDTGEALNMQHMIQEMYKMLKGKEKMVAADSPMHIPSDFTAFAGFSGKNNSWYMCNRVEG